DNA sequence from the Rhizobium sp. ARZ01 genome:
CATCGACTCCGGCAGCTCGGAGCTCAAAGTTGTTGAGATTCCGCCGGTCGTCGAGAAAATCGGGTAATGACCGTGCTGGCGGGCGACGTGCCGACAGCAGCCAAGTCACCGTGCATCTTCCAGTTTTCCCGGGTGTTTCAGCGCGGAATTTTCGAACTTCGCTTCGAAGCCACTTGTCTGCCCCGGCAGCGGCGAGACGAGCGTTAGACTCCCGCCGACGCCGGAAGCAATGGCATTTGCGATGGCCAGACCAAGCCCGGAGCCGCTGGCGTGCGTATCCCCCCGTTCGAATGGCCGGGCGAGGCGCGCCAGCGTTTCCGGCGGCACCGCTTCACCAGCATTGGCCACCGCGAGCCCGCCGTCTTCCGACAGGATAACCCGGACAGCTTCATCGGGCGCTCCGTGTTTCAAGGCATTCTCGATCAGGTTTCGCGCCAGAATGGCAAAGGCATCGGGGTCGATCCTGGACATGACCGGTCGGGGCGGGAGAGTCAGTTCGATCCGGTCAGCGCCATCCTTGGCCATTTCCCTGACAATCATTCGAAGCACCGGTGCAACATCGACCGCCTGTTCCGCTTGAAGCCGCCCGCCCTCCGCCTTTGCCAGTTGCATCAGTTTTTCCGACAGGCGCGCAAGCCGCCGCAAGGCCGTCTCGATCTGCGTTGCCCGCTCCAGCGTCGAGGCATCGGTCGTCTCGGAAATCAGCCGCTGAGTCTGGGCAAGGGCTGCGGCCACCGGTGTGCGCAGCTCATGGGCGGAACTCGCCGTGAAGCTGCGTTCGGCTTCCAGGGTGCGCCGCAGCCGATCGAGAAGACTGTTCAGCGCGCCTGCGATCGGCTCGATTTCTGAGGGAAGTGCCGCGGCCGATATCGGTGTGAGATCTCCGCCGCCGCGCTGTTCGATCCCCGAGCGAAAGGCCCGAATGGGTACCATCGACAGCCGTACGATGACCCAGACGCCCAGGAAGCTGAGCAGCACGAGTGGACCGAAGGCGAGCATGAGCCCGAAGAACGCCTTACTGCCGACCGCCCGACGGTGCGCCAGCGGTTCGGCGACTGCAATCGTCACCGTGCCCTGCAAGGCGGCATCGAAATAGAGGCGATGGGTGGGCGAACTGGCAAAGCCCATCTGACTGAAGGGTGGGAACACGGAATCGTCGGCGCCGTGCGAGCGCAAAAGAACAGCGCCCTTGTCGTCCCGGACCACGTAGGTGAAATACTCGTCATGCGTGCGCAGCGTGGCCATGTCCTGGCTGGCGATGCCATCGTCTTCGCGACCGATGATTTCGAGGACGGCAAGGGGCAGGATTCGCTGTGCCGTCTCTTCCAGGGAGCTGTCAAAGACCGCATCCAACTCATGCCGCAGATTGTTCATCGTGACCAGCGCCGTCGCCAGCCACAGAAGCGCCATACCTGACCCGAGCCAAAGGGAAAGACGCCATTGCAGACTGCGGGGTGCCGTCATCAGGCGGTCCCAAGCCGGTAGCCCACACCCCGGACCGTGTCGATGGCGCCATGCCCCAGTTTCTTGCGCAACCGGCTGACATGCACTTCAATCGTATTGCTATCCACGTCGTCATTGAAGGAATAGAGACGCTCCTCCAGTTGCGACTTCGACATCAGTTGCCCCGGTCGCTGCAGGAAGGCCTCATAGAGAACCCATTCACGCGCCGTCAGGCCGACGTTCTTGCCGTTCCGCCTGATCGAGCGTGCGGCCAGGTCGATTTGCAGATCACCGATCTCGATCAGCGGGTTTGGGTTGCCGGCATAGCGGCGCGCAACCGCCTTGAGCCGGGAGGAGAGCTCAGACAGATCGAAGGGCTTGACCATGTAGTCGTCGGCCCCGGCGTCCAGCCCCTCGATGCGGTCGGAGACCTGGTCGAGCGCACTCAAGATGATCACCGGGGTGGTATCACCCCTTGCGCGGAGATTTCGAAGGAAGCCGATTCCCCGCCCGTCCGGCAGCATCAGGTCCAACAGAACGAGGTCGTAGACCGCGTTTCTGGCGTGGTCGGCCGCAGCGTCGAGCCGTGTCACCCAGTCCACGCAGTGGCCGTCCGCATTGATCTGGTCGCGTACAGCCGCCCCCAGGATAGTATCGTCTTCGATCAGCAGAATCCGCATCGGGCATTTCCATTGGTCTGTCGTGCAGCCTTACCACTACATCGCGAAGCTGACGCCCTGCTGAAGTGGAAATTCCACCAACTTCAGCTGTTCGTAAGGATGTGGCCTCAAAACAAGGCCACGACAAGCCTTTTGCGGAGCATAATCATGAAGAAAGCCATCCTGCTTGCTGCCATTCTCCTGGGCGGTTTGAGTGCCGGAGCCGCCATGGCGGATCACGACGACTGCAATGTGCCGATGACCAACTGGCAACCACGTGAGGCTGTGCAGAAAATGGCGGAGGCGCGCGGCTGGAAAATACAACGGATCAAGACCGATGACGGATGCTACAAGATCCGTGCCCAGGACAAGGATGGCCGCAATATCAAGGCCAAGATCGATCCCGGCACGCTCGCCGTCGTCAGCATGAAATTTGCCGACGATCGCGACAGAAAGGATCATCACCACCGTGATCGCGGCGGCAAACCGACGCAGTCAGGAACCACTACTCCACCCGACAACGGACTCTTCAACAACAAAGGCACCCCGCCGAAGGTCGAGGTCCAGTAATCCTCCGAGTGTCATGTCTTAGAGACCTTTCGCGCCCCGCCCTGTGCGGGGCGTTCTGCTGTCTGGGAGCTGGAAGCTGACGGCGAACTGAAGCAGATTTGCCCGAACCTTCAGCGAAACGTCAGTCCGCAGCCACAGTCTCCGAGGCACAACAACGACAAACGGAGATACCCATGCTGAAGTCACTTCTCGCCGGTCTGGTGCTGACCACATCGCTGACGCTGCCCGGACTGGCCATGGCCCGGCCGGTCACCTTGACGACGACGCTCGACAGTTACGGCGGCGATGGAGCCTATCTGGCGCTCTATGTCACCGACACGGCCGGCGCTTACAAGGGCACCCTGTGGATGGCCGGCGGCAAATCCAAGTACTACAACCATCTCAGCGACTGGGCACGCCTTTCGGGCGGAGACACGGGCCAGATCAGCGGCATCACCGGCGCAAGCGTTGGGGCTGGTCGAACGCTGAAGATCACCCTGGATCTCGCCGACGCCCTGTTCGACGCCGGCTATGAATTGCACATCGACGCGGCCGTCGAGGATATGCGCGACAGTCCCTCCGAGGTCGTCGTGCCCCTGACCACCGGCGGCAACAGGCAGGCGGCACCAGGTCGCCGCTATGTCCGCTCGTTCACCTACGACATGTAATGCGTGCATTTAGGATCGGCCCCATGTTGCGTCAGTTACACAAGTTTTCAGGGCTCGTTGCGGCCCTTCTCGTCAGCGTCCTCGCTATAAGCGGAGCGATACTGTCGGTATACCCGTCTCTCGATCGGGCCGGAGCAGTCAGCATTGCCGAAGGTCAGACAACCGTCGGTGAACTGGCTGGCCGGGTCGCCGAAGCGTTTCCGGGCGTGGAGCAGATCAGGAGAACGGCCTCGGGTCAGATCATCGTCTCTCACCTCGAGAACGACCGCCCGGTCACAGTCACCGTCGATCCCGTCAGCGGGCAGTATCTTGGCGGCTATGAGCGGTCGGGCTTCGAGCGATGGGTGAAAAACCTGCACCGTTCGCTCTTTCTCGGTGACGGCGGGCGGATTGTCACCGCTCTAGGCGCGCTGGCCATGCTCCTGCTGGTCCTAACGGGCCTGCAGATGACGGCGCGGCGTTTGGGCGGATGGCGCTACCTGTTCGGCCGTGTGCGCGGCAGCCGATCCCAGCGCCTGCATGTCGAGATGGGACGGCTTGCGGCTGCCGGCCTGTTCCTGTCCGCCCTCACCGCGCTCTACATGTCGGCAGGCACATTCGGGTTCGTCCCCAGCAAAGGCGCGAACACCCTTGATCCGACTGTCGAATTGAATGGCGGCCCGCACATGCCGGTCGAGCAGAATTCGGCGCTGCAGGAAGTTGATCTCTCTCGCTTGCGTGAACTGACCTTCCCCAATGCGGGTGATCCGAAAGGCACATTCGAGCTTAAGACCGATGGCGGCGCGGGGCTTATCGACCCGGCAACCGGCGATTTGGTCGCCTGGCAGGATCGCCCACTGCCACAGCAGATCTATGGTTTCATTCGCATGCTGCACACCGGCCAGGGCCTCTGGTGGCTCGGGCTGGCTCTCGGCGCAAGTTCGCTCTCAGTACCAGCCTTCAGCGTCACCGGCGTAATCGTCTGGTGGCGCTCCCGTCAGGCACGTCCGCGGATTGCGGCGAACTCCACAGCAGCGGCGGCCGATACGATCATTCTGGTCGGCAGCGAAGGCGGAAGCACCTGGGGCTTTGCCGCGACACTGCACAAGGCGTTGGTTGCGGCTGGGCACAAGGTTCACACTGGCGTGATGGACGACCTGGCACCAACCTATCCGGCCTGCCGACGAATGTTTATCTTTGCGGCCACATACGGCAATGGCGAGGCTCCCGCCAATGCCCGCTCGTTTCTCAAGCGGCTAGAAACAATGGGAGCTCCGCCCACATTTCCGGTCGCCGTTCTAGGTTTCGGTGATCGACAGTTCCCGAAATTCTGCCAATTCTCACGTGACGTCGAGGCGGCACTCGCCCGCAAAGGCTGGACTTCGCTGATGCCAGCGGAAACGATCAATCGGCAGTGCCCGCAGGAATTTGCCCGCTGGGGACAGGCTGCCGTTGGCGAGGAGGTGGTCCTGGACCATAGGCCCGCGACACCGTCCACCCATACGCTGACGCTGATCTCGCGCCGCGACTACGGCGCAGAAGTACAGGCGCCGACTGCCATCCTCCGCTTTGCAATTCCGCAGCGGAGCTGGCTCGACCGCCTC
Encoded proteins:
- a CDS encoding ATP-binding protein; this translates as MTAPRSLQWRLSLWLGSGMALLWLATALVTMNNLRHELDAVFDSSLEETAQRILPLAVLEIIGREDDGIASQDMATLRTHDEYFTYVVRDDKGAVLLRSHGADDSVFPPFSQMGFASSPTHRLYFDAALQGTVTIAVAEPLAHRRAVGSKAFFGLMLAFGPLVLLSFLGVWVIVRLSMVPIRAFRSGIEQRGGGDLTPISAAALPSEIEPIAGALNSLLDRLRRTLEAERSFTASSAHELRTPVAAALAQTQRLISETTDASTLERATQIETALRRLARLSEKLMQLAKAEGGRLQAEQAVDVAPVLRMIVREMAKDGADRIELTLPPRPVMSRIDPDAFAILARNLIENALKHGAPDEAVRVILSEDGGLAVANAGEAVPPETLARLARPFERGDTHASGSGLGLAIANAIASGVGGSLTLVSPLPGQTSGFEAKFENSALKHPGKLEDAR
- a CDS encoding DUF2271 domain-containing protein; translated protein: MKSLLAGLVLTTSLTLPGLAMARPVTLTTTLDSYGGDGAYLALYVTDTAGAYKGTLWMAGGKSKYYNHLSDWARLSGGDTGQISGITGASVGAGRTLKITLDLADALFDAGYELHIDAAVEDMRDSPSEVVVPLTTGGNRQAAPGRRYVRSFTYDM
- a CDS encoding response regulator transcription factor; translated protein: MRILLIEDDTILGAAVRDQINADGHCVDWVTRLDAAADHARNAVYDLVLLDLMLPDGRGIGFLRNLRARGDTTPVIILSALDQVSDRIEGLDAGADDYMVKPFDLSELSSRLKAVARRYAGNPNPLIEIGDLQIDLAARSIRRNGKNVGLTAREWVLYEAFLQRPGQLMSKSQLEERLYSFNDDVDSNTIEVHVSRLRKKLGHGAIDTVRGVGYRLGTA
- a CDS encoding PepSY domain-containing protein, which codes for MLRQLHKFSGLVAALLVSVLAISGAILSVYPSLDRAGAVSIAEGQTTVGELAGRVAEAFPGVEQIRRTASGQIIVSHLENDRPVTVTVDPVSGQYLGGYERSGFERWVKNLHRSLFLGDGGRIVTALGALAMLLLVLTGLQMTARRLGGWRYLFGRVRGSRSQRLHVEMGRLAAAGLFLSALTALYMSAGTFGFVPSKGANTLDPTVELNGGPHMPVEQNSALQEVDLSRLRELTFPNAGDPKGTFELKTDGGAGLIDPATGDLVAWQDRPLPQQIYGFIRMLHTGQGLWWLGLALGASSLSVPAFSVTGVIVWWRSRQARPRIAANSTAAAADTIILVGSEGGSTWGFAATLHKALVAAGHKVHTGVMDDLAPTYPACRRMFIFAATYGNGEAPANARSFLKRLETMGAPPTFPVAVLGFGDRQFPKFCQFSRDVEAALARKGWTSLMPAETINRQCPQEFARWGQAAVGEEVVLDHRPATPSTHTLTLISRRDYGAEVQAPTAILRFAIPQRSWLDRLSRRGWPRFHAGDLVGIVPPGSAVPRYYSLASSTSDGFLEICVRKHPGGLCSGYLYALRPGDTVAGFLKPNPEFRPRRGKVPVILIGAGTGVGPLAGTIRANADTRPMHLYFGGRDPQSDFLYQDEIERWLGDKRLTSLRTAFSRVSGRSYVQDRLRDDAGRLRGMVAGGAQIMVCGGREMAAGVMAALADILAPTNLDPVVLKAQGRYVEDVF
- a CDS encoding PepSY domain-containing protein, which gives rise to MKKAILLAAILLGGLSAGAAMADHDDCNVPMTNWQPREAVQKMAEARGWKIQRIKTDDGCYKIRAQDKDGRNIKAKIDPGTLAVVSMKFADDRDRKDHHHRDRGGKPTQSGTTTPPDNGLFNNKGTPPKVEVQ